In Blautia sp. SC05B48, a single genomic region encodes these proteins:
- a CDS encoding NUDIX hydrolase, translated as MNCQKLIDQIEKYKPYNEQEEKDKILILDWIRNNKNAFLRENTVAHMTASAWVVNKERNRVLMVYHNIYNSWSWLGGHADGETDLLSVAVREVKEEAGISNVHPVSEEIFSMESLTVDGHVKKGKYVSSHLHFNITYLLEADPEEAVSIKADENSGVAWFSPEEALEKSTEPWFVEHVYSKLLEKMNDVKGNGK; from the coding sequence ATGAACTGTCAGAAACTGATCGATCAGATAGAAAAATACAAGCCCTACAATGAACAGGAAGAAAAAGATAAGATCTTAATTTTGGACTGGATCAGAAACAATAAGAATGCTTTTTTGAGAGAGAATACAGTAGCCCATATGACAGCTTCCGCCTGGGTTGTGAACAAGGAACGAAACAGAGTTCTTATGGTATATCACAATATTTACAACTCCTGGTCTTGGCTTGGAGGACATGCGGATGGGGAGACGGATCTTCTGTCTGTTGCAGTCCGGGAGGTAAAGGAAGAAGCCGGAATTTCCAATGTTCATCCGGTGTCCGAGGAGATTTTTTCCATGGAATCCCTGACTGTAGATGGTCATGTGAAAAAAGGAAAATATGTATCCAGCCATCTGCACTTTAATATCACATATCTCCTTGAGGCAGACCCGGAAGAAGCGGTTTCCATAAAAGCAGATGAAAACAGCGGCGTAGCCTGGTTTTCACCAGAAGAAGCATTGGAGAAATCTACAGAACCGTGGTTTGTGGAGCATGTTTACAGCAAACTTCTGGAAAAAATGAATGATGTGAAGGGGAACGGTAAATGA
- a CDS encoding D-2-hydroxyacid dehydrogenase, protein MSPEKLPVEKNIMGNTEKKIKVLVKPQCDAEIRDRFITKFGEKCEFVFEENETRDSITTAEVVIGEPEESELQKAGNFRWVQLTWAGADKYTKMKTFPTGVTLTNASGAFGKIISEYVIGNIIALYRGFPVYWKNEKEHLWVQNKLSDTIYGKNVLILGTGDIGKNIAHRMKAFETRVTGIKRTAVSEHSDQLKDFDQIYDLTALDQQLQKADIVIGCLPGTPETKGLLNYDRLHSMKKEAILVNIGRGSLIPTEDLIRALQEGHLKGVVLDVFETEPLPETSPLWNMENILITPHIAGPSFGGNAEVQDMIWNICMENLERYVNGKELKNIVRLKDGY, encoded by the coding sequence ATGAGTCCTGAAAAACTGCCTGTGGAGAAGAATATCATGGGAAATACAGAGAAGAAAATAAAAGTCCTGGTAAAGCCACAGTGTGACGCGGAAATCCGGGACAGGTTTATAACAAAATTTGGAGAGAAATGTGAGTTTGTTTTTGAGGAAAATGAAACCAGGGATTCTATCACAACAGCGGAAGTGGTGATCGGAGAACCGGAAGAATCGGAACTTCAGAAAGCCGGAAACTTCCGCTGGGTTCAACTGACATGGGCCGGTGCGGATAAGTATACAAAAATGAAAACATTTCCGACAGGAGTTACATTGACTAATGCTTCCGGAGCATTCGGAAAAATCATATCGGAATATGTGATCGGGAACATCATTGCCCTGTACCGAGGATTTCCTGTTTACTGGAAAAACGAGAAGGAACATCTCTGGGTACAGAATAAATTATCAGACACTATATACGGAAAAAATGTTCTTATCCTGGGAACCGGCGACATTGGAAAAAATATCGCTCACAGAATGAAAGCATTTGAAACCCGTGTGACTGGAATAAAAAGAACTGCAGTCTCAGAACATTCAGACCAGCTGAAAGATTTTGACCAGATATACGATCTGACAGCATTGGATCAGCAGCTTCAAAAAGCAGATATCGTAATCGGCTGTCTCCCTGGAACGCCGGAAACAAAAGGACTTCTGAATTATGACCGGCTGCATTCCATGAAAAAAGAAGCAATTCTGGTCAACATAGGACGGGGAAGTCTCATTCCAACAGAAGATTTGATCCGAGCATTACAGGAGGGGCATTTAAAAGGCGTAGTCCTGGATGTATTTGAGACAGAACCCCTGCCGGAGACATCACCTCTCTGGAATATGGAAAACATCCTCATCACCCCACACATCGCAGGTCCAAGTTTCGGAGGAAACGCAGAAGTCCAGGACATGATCTGGAACATCTGTATGGAAAATCTGGAACGATATGTGAATGGAAAAGAATTAAAGAATATTGTCCGGTTAAAGGACGGGTATTAA
- a CDS encoding GNAT family N-acetyltransferase, with the protein MQTELLCLSPEARGNGLGKQLLQYGIEIYNIQELTVNEQNPRAADFYEHMGFQTYKRTDHDEKGNPYPLLYMRLSR; encoded by the coding sequence GTGCAGACTGAGCTGCTCTGCCTTTCTCCGGAGGCCAGAGGGAACGGGCTTGGAAAGCAGCTGCTTCAGTACGGTATCGAAATTTATAACATTCAAGAACTCACCGTAAACGAACAGAATCCCCGGGCAGCCGACTTTTATGAGCACATGGGATTTCAGACATATAAAAGAACGGATCATGATGAGAAAGGGAATCCGTATCCGCTTCTGTATATGAGGCTATCCAGATAA
- a CDS encoding MATE family efflux transporter — translation MAVLKVGIPSAIQGAVFCFANIFVQASVNGFGSSAIAGSTIAMNFEYFTYYVITAFGQTATTFTSQNHSAGQDHRCRKILRICMIFSVLSSLVLIEPFVIFRNFFAGIFSADQIVIQNACLRILCILFSNRCATCTKFRQAY, via the coding sequence ATGGCGGTTCTTAAAGTCGGAATCCCCTCTGCCATTCAGGGTGCTGTTTTCTGCTTTGCCAATATTTTTGTACAGGCCTCTGTGAATGGCTTCGGCTCTTCTGCAATTGCAGGCAGTACCATTGCCATGAACTTTGAATATTTTACCTATTATGTGATCACTGCCTTCGGCCAGACAGCGACCACCTTTACCAGCCAGAACCATTCTGCCGGTCAGGATCACCGATGCAGAAAAATCCTGCGGATATGTATGATTTTCTCTGTCTTAAGCAGTCTGGTCCTTATTGAACCCTTTGTCATATTCCGGAATTTTTTTGCAGGAATTTTTTCTGCAGATCAAATCGTTATACAGAATGCCTGTCTTCGTATCCTGTGCATTCTTTTTTCGAACCGCTGTGCAACCTGTACGAAATTCCGGCAGGCGTATTAA
- a CDS encoding nitrilase-related carbon-nitrogen hydrolase gives MKIALVQMSMGKEISENLDKSLKYCDMAENCDLVFFPEIQLTPFFPQYHKVCVDHYCIDMDNDALVRLCRKASVPVQEKVQT, from the coding sequence ATGAAAATTGCACTTGTACAGATGAGTATGGGAAAAGAAATATCTGAGAACCTTGATAAAAGCCTGAAATACTGTGATATGGCAGAAAACTGTGATCTGGTCTTTTTTCCGGAAATACAGCTGACACCGTTTTTTCCGCAGTATCACAAGGTATGTGTGGACCATTACTGTATAGATATGGATAATGATGCACTGGTAAGATTGTGCCGGAAAGCATCCGTACCTGTGCAAGAAAAGGTGCAGACCTGA
- a CDS encoding DUF2500 domain-containing protein: MFYGFDQVFNILFAIIFFCVLGTMVYIFAKNISTWNKNNNSPRLTVTAEIVAKRTKVFHNQQFDGFSTTTSTSYYVTFEVKSGDRMELAVTGKEYGQMAEGDVGELSFQGTRFLGFERN, encoded by the coding sequence ATGTTTTATGGATTTGACCAGGTATTTAATATTTTATTTGCAATTATATTTTTTTGCGTTTTGGGAACGATGGTTTATATTTTTGCGAAAAATATCAGTACATGGAATAAAAATAACAATTCTCCCAGGTTAACGGTCACAGCAGAGATTGTTGCAAAGCGAACGAAGGTTTTCCATAATCAGCAGTTTGACGGTTTTAGCACCACTACATCTACCAGTTACTATGTGACTTTTGAAGTGAAGAGTGGCGATCGGATGGAACTTGCTGTCACAGGAAAGGAATATGGTCAGATGGCAGAGGGAGATGTTGGTGAATTAAGTTTTCAGGGAACGAGATTTCTTGGATTTGAGAGAAACTGA
- a CDS encoding MFS transporter: protein MKDKYRKTVYACFAGYIVQAIVNNFVPLLFLTFEKSYHIPLSQITMLITFNFGIQLLIDLLSAKFVDRIGYRISIVLAHVFSAAGLICLVILPDLLPNAFAGLFISVVIYAVGGGLIEVLISPIVESCPSDNKEKAMSLLHSFYCWGHVAVVLLSTIFFRIFGIENWKIMALIWAIIPVVNGIAFTKVPIATLIEEGETGMTIKELCRNKTFWILMLMMLCAGASEQGVSQWASTFAEMGLGVSKTIGDLAGPMAFAILMGSSRAFYGKFGDRIDLDKFMIGSSILCIISYLCISLAPSAFVSLIGCSICGFSVGIMWPGSFSKSSMALRRGGTSLFALLALAGDVGCSGGPTLVGFVSGILSDNLKRGILAGVIFPVFLLVGILLLKNRQSAD, encoded by the coding sequence ATGAAAGACAAATACCGGAAAACGGTATACGCCTGTTTTGCGGGTTACATCGTACAGGCGATCGTAAATAACTTTGTGCCGCTGCTTTTTCTGACATTCGAAAAAAGTTACCACATTCCACTGAGCCAGATCACAATGCTGATCACATTCAATTTCGGGATTCAGCTGCTGATCGATCTTCTGTCAGCAAAATTTGTAGACCGGATCGGTTACCGGATTTCCATTGTTCTGGCACATGTATTTTCGGCAGCAGGACTGATCTGTCTGGTGATCCTGCCGGATCTTTTGCCCAACGCATTTGCGGGATTATTTATTTCCGTAGTGATCTATGCCGTAGGCGGAGGACTGATCGAAGTGCTGATCAGCCCCATTGTAGAAAGCTGCCCAAGCGACAACAAAGAAAAGGCAATGAGCCTTCTCCACTCTTTTTACTGCTGGGGTCATGTGGCAGTGGTTCTGCTTTCCACGATTTTCTTCCGGATATTTGGAATTGAAAACTGGAAGATCATGGCACTGATCTGGGCGATCATTCCGGTTGTAAATGGTATTGCATTTACAAAAGTTCCTATCGCAACACTCATCGAAGAGGGTGAGACAGGAATGACCATAAAAGAATTATGCAGAAATAAAACATTCTGGATCCTGATGTTAATGATGCTGTGTGCAGGCGCCAGCGAGCAGGGCGTCAGCCAGTGGGCGTCCACATTTGCGGAGATGGGACTTGGTGTAAGTAAGACCATCGGTGATCTTGCAGGCCCTATGGCATTTGCAATCCTGATGGGAAGTTCCAGAGCCTTTTATGGAAAATTCGGAGACCGGATTGATCTGGACAAATTTATGATCGGCAGCAGCATTCTCTGTATTATTTCCTATCTGTGTATTTCCCTTGCACCATCTGCATTTGTGTCACTGATCGGCTGTTCCATCTGCGGATTTTCTGTGGGAATCATGTGGCCGGGAAGTTTCAGCAAGTCGTCCATGGCACTGCGAAGAGGCGGAACATCCCTGTTTGCACTTCTGGCACTGGCCGGAGATGTAGGATGTTCCGGAGGCCCGACGTTAGTTGGCTTTGTGTCCGGGATATTATCGGATAACCTGAAAAGGGGAATTCTGGCAGGGGTTATTTTCCCTGTATTTTTGCTGGTGGGAATTCTGCTTCTGAAAAACAGACAGAGTGCAGACTGA